The sequence TTAAAATTAAAATTAATTCTTCTATATGGAGCGTATTCTTTACAACTTTTGATTAACAGGAACATCATAAGAATACACGCAACAAAAATTAAGCAATCAAAATAAGTCAATACAGACCTGCAACTGAAGACAAATGCACACACTAACAACAAACTAGGGACAGCTCCACTTAATAAAAAGTTTGAAACTAGTACGTTTTTATTGGCCTGGAAGAAATATGAATGAAAAATAACAAGAGAAAAAGGAATCAAAGAAAGGGCAACACGTTCAATTACCTTTTGCCCTCCTTCGTTTTTGAAAAAGATATCAGAAATAAATGCTGAAAAGAAAAATATCAGAAACGTAAGCAAAAGTGAAAGAACTAACACACGAAACAGGCTCCACCAATAAAATGAGTTCTTATTTTCAATATCATCTTTTTCAATACACTCTGAAACAAATCGAACTGTTGCTAAATCGCCACCTCCTCTACCAATTGTTGAGAATACAACCAGCAAAGTATAAGCTAAAAAGAAAATACCAGCATCTGCCACTCCCAAGCTACGGGCCACAAGGATACTTAACAAAAAAGAAGCGCAAGCAGACCATACTTTAGCTACAAATGCGAGCAAACTACCTGTTAGCAAATCTCTTATGCCTGCATCTATACATATTCTATTTTCATACAATGTTCATTTCTCCAATACGGTATTTCGGGGACTGGTCTGGGACGAGCCATATCAACACCTTGAATTTTTCAAAATATCTCTCATCTGTATGTGGGAAGGGGCATATGTGAGGGGTCACCCATCTAAGGCCGGGACTTGTGTTATTTTTTTTAAATGCCAAAGCCTGAGAATATCCCAATCATGCAAAATTTCAAGGTTCTAATTTAGGTATAGCTTTTATAGAATGGTCTTCCTTTTCAGAAATAAAATTTTCCACAACATTCTTCAATGAATTTAAATAGCCAAAACCATCTCTAAAATTGGGCTGAAGTCCAGGCCCCCCCTCTGCCCACTCAGCGACATTATAAATTTGTATAATTTTAGGCAGAGCTGGGTTGGATAAAACCCAGTCAGTTGCCCTTCTAATTGCCAATTCAAACAGTATAGGCGTTGAGCCTTTTTGTGGCCAGTTAGATGGATGGGGGGAAACAGAGTGGTGAGACGTCACAACATTCACAATTGCTCTCTCGTTTGGCATCTTCATATTATTAACAAGTTCGTAATATGATCTTGAACGTCGCTCTTTAGCTCCTTCCATATTTGAATATCCAGCAGGGATATATAAAACCCCATTACTTTCTAAGTCTTTACGCGATAGTATTTTGTCACTAGTCGGATGACGAACGAAGAGACATATGCCACCAAACCCTTTTATTATTGGCTTATTTGCCTGACTAATAAGAAACTTTTTTAACCTTTTGGAACCCCTTAAATTATCGAAGGAATTCCTTAATCCCTCACCTTCAAAAACATACATAACGGGATAATACTTATTATTGTAGCAAACTTTATAATAATTGTTATATGTAGAAAAAAAATATCCGATCATTTGATTCCAGTTTGCCGTGATGTTCATGATAGAGCCTTTGTATTTTACCCATGGGATATACTTTAAAAGCTTAAAATAATAAGTATTTTCAAATAGTTGGAATTTCCAATAATGTTTATTTGAAGGCTCTTTCCAATTCGATATATCGATAGGTCCTGTTATATTAACAGCTGTTATCCCAGATTTAAGTAACCAATAGCATTGCCAATTCAAAATATTAGTATCATCCCCCTTGTACCATCCTAACAGAGGATGTCTGTCAAGAGCACCTAAGTTTTTAGCCCAATCCCAAGTATACCAGGTCATTGCTCCATTAGAACCATTGCCTTTTCTAATATATTCAAGGCCAAAATCATTGTACCAATGTGCA comes from uncultured Desulfobacter sp. and encodes:
- a CDS encoding polysaccharide biosynthesis C-terminal domain-containing protein, yielding MYENRICIDAGIRDLLTGSLLAFVAKVWSACASFLLSILVARSLGVADAGIFFLAYTLLVVFSTIGRGGGDLATVRFVSECIEKDDIENKNSFYWWSLFRVLVLSLLLTFLIFFFSAFISDIFFKNEGGQKVIERVALSLIPFSLVIFHSYFFQANKNVLVSNFLLSGAVPSLLLVCAFVFSCRSVLTYFDCLIFVACILMMFLLIKSCKEYAPYRRINFNFKAKIERVLLSMFIVSTLSITNQWSSQIILGILSNSQSVAYFATAQRAAFLVSFVLVAVNSIAAPKFSALYSTNDIDGIGRMMRISSLIMIAFAMPILMLYIFCSEVVMGLFGETYRDANLVLIILSVGQMVNVATGSVGYLLQMTGYEKELRFNVLISTFLLVILNIVLIPKYEAIGAACATAFSVSVANLLSVRSVKKKLGINSLKFF